TGAAAGGCTCAGTTACTGTTCCAGGTTATCCAACAGATGGAGATCAACCAACAATCACAATTGATGATCCAAGTCAATTACCGGATGGTTCACAAGAAGGCACGACAGATGTAAGTGTGACAGTAACGTATCCAGATGGCACAACGGACCACACTACAGTACCAGTCACTATCGGTGAACAAGCGGATAACGATAAGTACACGCCAGAAACAGAAGGTGTCAACAAAGAGCATGGTACGCCAGTAACAGAAGATGATGTGAAAGGTTCAATCACAATTCCGGGATATCCAACAGATGGAGATCAACCAACAATCACAATTGATGATCCAAGTCAATTACCAGATGGTTCAAAAGAAGGAACAACAGATATCGATGTAACAGTAAAATATCCAGACGGAACAACGGATCACATCACCGTCCCAGTGACTATCGGTGACCAAGCAGATAATGATAAGTACACACCAGAAACAACACCAATTACGAAAGACTTTGGTACAGGTGTCACAGAAGACGAAGTGAAAGGCTCAGTTACTGTTCCAGGTTATCCAACAGATGGAGATCAACCAACAATCACAATTGATGATCCAAGTCAATTACCGGATGGTTCACAAGAAGGCACGACAGATGTAAGTGTGACAGTAACGTATCCAGATGGCACAACGGACCACACTACAGTACCAGTCACTATCGGTGAACAAGCGGATAACGATAAGTACACGCCAGAAACAACACCAATTACGAAAGACTTCGGCACAGGAGTAACGGAAGATGAAGTGAAAGGCTCAGTTACTGTTCCAGGATATCCAACAGACGGAGATCAACCGACAATCACAATTGATGATCCAAGTCAATTACCAGATGGTTCAAAAGAAGGAACAACAGATATCGATGTAACAGTAAAATATCCAGACGGCACAACGGATCACATCACCGTACCAGTGACTATCGGTGAACAAGCGGATAACGATAAGTACACGCCAGAAACAACACCAATTACGAAAGACTTCGGCACAGGAGTAACGGAAGATGAAGTGAAAGGTTCAATCACAATTCCGGGATATCCAACAGATGGAGATCAACCAACAATCACAATTGATGATCCAAGTCAATTACCAGATGGTTCAAAAGAAGGTACAACGGATATCGATGTAACAGTAAAATATCCAGACGGCACAACGGATCACATCACCGTACCAGTGACTATCGGTGACCAAGCAGATAATGATAAGTACACACCAGAAACAGAAGGTGTCAACAAAGAGCATGGTACGCCTGTAACGGAAGATGAAGTGAAAGGTTCAATCACAATTCCAGGTTACCCAACAGATGGTGATCAACCAACGATTACGATTGATGACCCAAATCAATTACCTGATGGTTCAAAAGAAGGTACAACGGATATCGATGTAACAGTAAAATATCCAGACGGCACAACGGATCACATCACAGTCCCAGTGACTATCGGTGACCAAGCGGATAATGATAAGTACACACCAGAAACAGAAGGTGTCAACAAAGAGCATGGTACGCCAGTAACAGAAGATGATGTGAAAGGTTCAATCACAATTCCGGGATATCCAACAGACGGAGATCAACCAACAATCACAATTGATGATCCAAGTCAATTACCAGATGGTTCAAAAGAAGGTACAACAGATATCGATGTAACAGTAAAATATCCAGACGGAACAACGGATCACATCACCGTACCAGTGACTATCGGTGACCAAGCAGATAATGATAAGTACACACCAGAAACAGAAGGTGTCAACAAAGAGCATGGTACGCCAGTAACAGAAGATGATGTGAAAGGTTCAATCACAATTCCGGGATATCCAACAGATGGTGATCAACCAACAATCACAATTGATGATCCAAGTCAATTACCAGATGGTTCAAAAGAAGGTACAACGGATATCGATGTAACAGTAAAATATCCAGACGGAACAACGGATCACATCACCGTACCAGTGACTATCGGTGACCAAGCGGATAATGATAAGTACACACCAGAAACAGAAGGTGTCAACAAAGATCATGGTACGCCTGTAACGGAAGATGATGTGAAAGGCTCAATTACAATTCCAGGTTACCCAACAGACGGAGACCAGCCAACAATCACAATTGATGATCCAAGTCAATTACCAGATGGTTCAAAAGAAGGTACAACGGATGTCGATGTAACAGTAAAATATCCAGACGGCACAACGGACCACATCACAGTCCCAGTGACAATTGGTAAGCAAGCGGATAATGATAAGTACACGCCAGAAACAGAAGGTGTCAACAAAGATCATGGTACGCCAGTAACGGAAGATGAAGTGAAAGGTTCAATCACAATTCCAGGTTACCCAACAGATGGTGATCAACCAACGATTACGATTGATGACCCAAATCAATTACCTGATGGTACAAAAGAGGGTACGACAGATGTGAGCGTGACTATCACATATCCAGACGGTACAACAGACCATATCACCGTACCAGTCACTATCGGTAAGCAACCAACTGAAGATAACGGTGCTACAGATAATGATGGCGATATGACACCAGGTACAGATGAAACGGATAACAATACAAACAACGGCGGTGACATGAATCAAGGCACAGATGAAGGACATGGTGTTACTGATCATGACGACAATGTAAAACAAAATTCAAACGTCGACCATACGCCGGTTGAACAAGGTGACAATCATGCGACTTCATCTGCGACAGACATGGATCCAATGCCAAGTGGTAGCCAAACAACTTCTGATGACATGAATGCAAAAGGTTCAACTTCAGAAAAAGCAAATCACAAACAACAGTCTGAACAATTACCAGACACAGGTGAGAGCAACACACAAAATGGTGCACTTTTAGGTGGATTATTTGCAGCACTTGGAGGCTTATTCTTAATCGGCAGACGTCGTAAAGAAAAAGAAGACAAATAATCAACACCGCGCTACAATTCTCAATTCAATCATGAATAAGGCAATGAACAGGCTTGTCCTCTCTAATGGGGGCAAGTCTTTTTTATGATTCAAGATACTACGACAATGTACTACAAAATGTCGAATAACAAACAAATTGCCATATATTGCATGTTGTATGTTGTGACAAACCGATTAGAATAGAACAGTAATCAAAAATGTAAGACGCGTTTTAAAGGGAGGTCATTATATGAATATTTTAACTTAATTCAGGCAGAAGTCTCCCATCCTCTATAGGTGGGTGATGAATGCCGTTGGTAACTCGAAAACCGACATGCAAGGCTCATCTCCTTTTTATTTTGTTCTATGTTATAACCAGTCTATATAAGAAGTGAGTTGATATAACATGAAATGAGATATTAATAATCATTTGGTGTTTCTTCTCTATTATCATCCTGTGTTGGTTACTCAATACCGTAGACAAGTGATTGATGATAAAATTTCTGAATTTGCTAAAACAACTTTTGTACGAATTGCAGCGTCTTATCATATGACTCTAGTTGAGTGGAATCATGATAAAGACCATGTTCATATTATGTTCAAAGCGCAACCAAAAACAGAATTGACAAAATTCATCAATACCTATAAAAGTGCCAGTTAGCGTTTGATAAAACGAGACTTTCCAAAAGTAAGACAGTTTCTTTGGAAAGAAATGTTTTGGTCTAGAAGTTTTTGCCTTTTGACAACTGGTGGCGCACCAATTGACGTTATAAAAAAATATATTCATAATCAAGGTTATAATCATAAATAGAGAGGTGGTAGCTTATGGAACGATTCAAAGCATATAAATTTAGAATCTATCCAACTGAAGAACAAAAAATTTTCTTCGCTAAGTCTTTCGGTTGTGTCCGTAAGGTCTACAATCTCATGCTTGATGATCGAATGAAAGCTTATGAAGAAACTAAGCATGTTTCTTCTAAAAAATGAAGTTCCCGACACCAGCTAAATATAAGAATGAATTCCCATTTTTGAAGGAAGTAGATAGCCTTGCCTTGGCTAATGCACAACTCAATTTAGACAAGGCATATAAGAATTTCTTTAGAAATAAAGCTGTTGGATTTCCTCGGTTCAAAAGTAAGAAGAATCCCGTTCAAAGTTATACCACTAATAATCAAAATGGCACAATTTCCTTGATTGATAATAAATTCATCAAAGTTCCTAAGTTGAAGTCATTAGTTAAAATAAAGCTTCATAGACAACCTAAAGGTATGATCAAATCAGCTACAATATCACGCCGTTCAAGCGGTAAATACTATGTTTCTTTGTTGTGCAAAGAAGAAGTTGCCGAGTTTCCTAAAACTAATTCTGCAATTGGAATTGACCTTGGAATTACTCATTTTGCCATTTTTTCTGACGGTCAAAAGATTGATAATAATAAGTTCACTTCGAAAATGGCACAGAAACTAAAACGTGAACAACGTAAGTTGTCGAGACGTGCCCTGTTAGCCAAAAAGAAGGGTATCCATCTCTTTGAAGCCAAAAACTACCAGAAACAAAAACAGAAAGTTGCACGACTACATGAAAAAGTAATGAATCAACGCACTGACTTTCTAAACAAGTTGAGTACAGAGATTATCAAAAATCACGATATGATCTGTATTGAAGACTTAAACACAAAAGGTATGTTGCGAAATCATAAACTGGCTAAAAGTATTTCTGATGTGTCATGGTCTAGCTTTGTGACTAAGCTACAATACAAAGCTAACTGGTATGGACGTGAAATAGTCAAGATTGATAAATGGTTTCCATCAAGTCAAGTCTGTTCAGAGTGCGGACATAATGATGGCAAGAAAAATCTCAAAATTCGAGAATGGTCTTGTCCTATTTGCCATGCTCACCATGACCGAGATATCAACGCGAGCATCAATATTTTGACCGAAGGGCTACGAATGCAAACATTATCTTAGAAAAGACCGATAACCGTAGGGACTACGGGGATAGCTTGGTCAATAAGAGAAACATCTGTTAGTAAAGAAATACACTTACAAGTACGCTCTATTCCCAAGAAGCTCCCACTTCAAGCGTTAAGAACTTTTAGGTTTTAGCTAAGTGGTGAGTAGTTCACTCCAAAACCTAAAAACATTCCAATTGCCGTAGTAAATGCGGATAAAGGAATCAAAATTCAAGATAAAGAAATGAATATCGCTAAAAATTTAGAATCTAAGTTGATGAAAAGTGATTCGGATACAGTAAAATGGATTAAAGTCGATCGTGAAGCAGACTTAAAACAAGGGATGCAAAATAAAGATTATTTCGGTGCGATTGTCATTGAAAAAGATTTTTCTGAACATGCGATGAGTCACACGCAAAGTGTTGTGGGGAACTTTAAAAAACAAGAGATGGAAGCAAAAGTGAAATCAGGTGAAATCCCTCTAGAAGTTGCGCAACAAATGGCTCAAAAGAGTGGTGCGCAAAATATGAAGCCACAACAAGCGACATTCAAAACGATTGTTAATGAAGGTGCGGGGACACAGATTTCTCAAATGGTATCACAAATTCTTAATAGTATGAGTAATCAAGTGAACCAAAACATTACAGCACAAAGTTTAAAAACGTTAGAGAGCCAAAATGTGACAGTGAAAGCGTCAGATATTCAAGGTTTAACACAACCCGTTAAAGCTGAGCAACAAAAAATGAATAAAGTTGGTGACCACCAAGCAGGCGGTAATGGCCCATTTTTAATGTTCATGCCTGTATGGATGGGATCTATCGTCATTTCTGTTTTATTGTTCTTCGCATTTAGAACGAGCAACAATATTTCTATACGTCATCGTCTGACTGCAGCGTTAGGTCAAGTTGTGATGACAGCAGTCACTGCATTTATCGGCGCCTTTGCGTTTGTCTACTTTATGCAAGGTGTACTGGATTTCAACTTTAATGATGTCAATGCGACAGCAACGTTTATTGCACTTGCGATGATGGGCTTTGTTGGCTTGATCTTAGGTACAATGACATGGCTCGGAATGAAATCTGTACCTATTTTCTTCTTATTAATGTTCTTTAGTATGCAAATGGTGACATTACCGAAACAAATGTTGCCAGAGTTTTACCAAAAATATATGGTAGACTGGAATCCGCTCGTGCATTATGCAGATATGTTAAGAAGTATTTTGTATTTAAATGAAGGTATTGAATTGAATAGTACGATGTGGATGTTGATTGGTTTTATGATTTTTGGCATTGTATCTACTATGATGGCGGCAATCGTTCGTCGTCACAGTGCAAAACGTGCAGAAATCCCTGCTTAATCATCTGTTATAAAAAGCACTCACACATACAGCACCGTCATTTTCTGGCAAAAGTTAGGTCGTGGCGGTGTTTTTCTATATTAAATCATTGTAACTGTAAAAAATTAGTCATTCTATCTATCGGGCATGTTTGTTGTGTTGTGATAAACTAGAATAAAGTTTCAAAAAGTCTCATCATTGCAAAAGGAGCCAAAATCGATGTTTAATTTAACGATATTACTTTTGGAGCGTGTCGGACTCATTATTATATTGGCATATATTTTAATGAATTCAAAATACTTCAAGCATACGATGCAACAGCGACAAGCATGGGCATCAAAGTGGCAGTTGTGTATCGTCTTTAGCCTCTTTGCGCTGTTGTCTAACTTTACGGGTATCGTCATTAAAAATGGGGATATTTTAGCGGGGAGCATTTATTTTCAATTAGATGATAATGTTTCTTTAGCGAATACACGTGTGCTGACAATCGGTGTCGCAGGACTGGTAGGAGGCCCTTTTGTCAGTGTGTTTGTCGGCATTTTATCTGGTATTTTCCGCCTTTATATGGGTGGTGCAGAAGCGTATACATATTTAATTTCTTCCCTGTTTATTGGACTCATTTCTGGATATTATGGACGTCAAGCGCTTAAACAACATCAATATCCAACGATTGCGAAAAGTGCATTGATCGGTGGCATGATGGAAATTGTTCAGATGATTTGTATTTTTTCGTTTGCCCAAGATAAACAGTACGCGATGGACTTGATTGCTCTGATTGGACTGCCGATGATTGTCGTTAATAGTGCTGGTACAGCGATTTTTATGTCAATTATTAGTTCAACTTTGAAGCAAGAAGAACAAATGCGTGCGGTTCAAACACACGATGTATTGGAATTGACCAATCAAACATTGCCTTATTTTAAAGAGGGGCTCAATGAAGACTCCGCAAAACACGTGGCAATGATTATTAAAGATTTGATGAAAGTATCCGCCGTCGCTATTACGAATCGACATGACATTTTAGCGCATGTGGGAGCAGGGAGTGACCATCATATTCCTAAAAAAGAGATTATTACGCATTTATCTAAAGCAGTATTACAAACTGGTGAGCTTAAAGAAGTGCATACGAAAGAGGAAATTGGTTGTACACATCCGCATTGTCCGCTACATGCCGCGCTGGTGATTCCGCTTAAAATGCATGGGAAAGTGACAGGAACGTTAAAAATGTACTTTACGAATCCGACTAATTTAACGTTTGTTGAACGGCAGTTAGCGGAAGGTTTGGCAGAAATTTTTAGTAGTCAAATCGAATTGGGAGAAGCTGAGATGCAAAGTAAGTTGTTGAAAGATGCGGAAATAAAATCCCTTCAAGCACAAGTGAACCCGCATTTCTTTTTTAACGCGATGAACACGATTTCAGCATTAGTGCGTATCGATAGCGAAAAAGCGAGGGAATTATTGCTTGAGTTAAGCCATTTCTTTCGTTCAAATTTACAAGGTTCGCGTCAAAATACGATTACTTTAGAGAAAGAGTTAAGTCAAGTGACGGCTTATTTATCACTCGAACAAGCGCGTTTTCCAGGACGCTTCGATGTGACTTTTGATGTACCAGAAAAGGTGAAACAAGCATCCGTCCCGCCATTTTTAATTCAAATCCTAGTGGAAAATGCTGTCAAACATGCGTTTCCAGACCGTAAAAAAGGCAACAAAATTAAAGTCGGGGCGCGTTTAAAAGATGCGCAACAGCTCTGTATTGAAGTGAGTGACAATGGGCGTGGGATTCCACCAGATAAACTGACACAATTGGGCAAAAAAGTGGTCGAGTCAGAGTCAGGAACAGGTAGTGCTTTAGAAAATTTAAATTTAAGATTAAAAGGTTTGTTCAGTGAGCAAGCCGCGTTACATTTTGATAGTGATGACACAGGAACGTGCGTATGGTGTACGTTACCTTATCAACAGAAGGAGGATTAAATCATGCGTGCATTAATTGTTGACGATGAACCACTCGCGCGTAATGAATTGATATATTTATTGAATCGTATCGGCGGATTTGACGTTTTAGATGAAGCGGAAAATGTGAGCGAAACGATTGAAGCGTTGTTAGTAAACGAATATGATTTGGTGTTTTTAGATATTAATTTAATGAATGAAAATGGGATTGAATTAGGTCAAAAAATACAGAAGATGAAAGCACCGCCTGCGATTGTATTTGCGACAGCGCATGACCAATATGCGGTACAGGCGTTCGAACTGAATGCGACAGATTATATTATGAAGCCATTTGATCAATCTCGCATTGCGCAAGCTGTGGCAAAAGTGCGTGCACAGCAGGAAAAGTACGAAGACATGCATGTGCCACATTCAGCTGTGAAAGTGACGCAACCTTTACCGATTGAAATTGGCGAGCGAATTCATATGTTGAACCCTGCTGATGTAATTGGTATTTCGGTCAATCAAGGTGTGACCACGATTTATACGACGCAAGGGGAGTATGAGACGCATGAGCCTTTGAGTGCGTATGAGAAACGTTTGGATGAGGCGCAGTTTATTCGGATTCATCGTTCGAATGTCATCAATCGACAACATATTGAGGCGATTGAGCATTGGTTTAATTCGACGTATATGGTGACGTTGACGGACGGCGTGAAGATGCAGGTGAGTCGGTCGTATATGAAGAAGTTTAAGCAGGTGATGGGTTTAAGGTTGTGAATGGAATGATGAGGAGTGAGACGGCGTGTTTGATGTGTCTCACTCTTTTATTTCATGAAGTTTTATAGAACATTTCAAGATACATTGTCAGCATAGGCAATTGATAACTGCTGAATCGTGCTGCGCTTTCATAGGGGCTGAGGGGAGGTTGTGACAAAAGCGCTCAGGATTTGAGCAGAACCGAGCGATGAGCAAAATTGATTTCCAAATTTTGCCGAAATCGCGGGAGTTCTGTCGAAAATCCTGCTTTTGGAACACCGTTTATTGATTCACAGCGCACCCATTCATTGTGGATTTTGGGAGCAGTACAGAAATTTCATGTGTAACAAAGATTTCGTCGTACTGCCCCCGCAAGGCTGACTAGACTTCTCAAAAGTGCAAACATTGAGAAGTCAGACAGCTACTGCGATAAACAGCAACCACTATTAAAGTAAAGAGTCGACTGTCAGCGGTACGCACGCATCCCCTCAGGAGTCTTGCACGATTCTTGCAGTCGGAGCGAGTGTCTCAACTGTAGAAAGTGTTGTGTTTGAAACATCCACATGGCATCATGAAACAAACTTCATCACATCATCCTTCAGTTTTTGGGGGGATAGATGGGGTGCCTCGAAATGACAAATGGTGGGTTGATGTGATTGAAACGAAATAGGTTCAGGTTGCTGAAAATTGGGAAGTTGTATCAACCTAAAGTGTATTTTTGCTTCTCAATTTGACATTTAAATCATGTGATTGTTCGACAAGGGTGTGATTTTGTATTTCACGCCTCTTTTTTTGCATTTCGGGATGAAAACGATCTATGTGAATTTTTTCATAATATAATGAAGTCAATCAGAGATGCACGGGAGGTTGTAAAAGTGAAACAAAAAGAAGAGAAAACGTACAGTTTTTTACATCAAGTGTTGGTCATAGCGTCAGTGTTGTTTGTTTCAAGTATTATTGAATCATTTATGCCGATTCCTATGCCGGCATCAGTGATAGGGCTCGTATTACTGTTCGTTTTATTATGTACAGGTGTCATCAAGCTCGGTCAAGTTGAAAAAGTAGGGACAGCGCTAACGAATAATATCGGCTTTTTATTCGTGCCTGCTGGGATTTCAGTTGTAAATTCATTA
Above is a genomic segment from Staphylococcus delphini containing:
- the lrgA gene encoding antiholin-like murein hydrolase modulator LrgA, translated to MKQKEEKTYSFLHQVLVIASVLFVSSIIESFMPIPMPASVIGLVLLFVLLCTGVIKLGQVEKVGTALTNNIGFLFVPAGISVVNSLDIISASPILIIGLIIISTILLLVFTGFASQILMRMTTKDKVATPPRTKAKVKGAHSHG
- a CDS encoding sensor histidine kinase; this translates as MFNLTILLLERVGLIIILAYILMNSKYFKHTMQQRQAWASKWQLCIVFSLFALLSNFTGIVIKNGDILAGSIYFQLDDNVSLANTRVLTIGVAGLVGGPFVSVFVGILSGIFRLYMGGAEAYTYLISSLFIGLISGYYGRQALKQHQYPTIAKSALIGGMMEIVQMICIFSFAQDKQYAMDLIALIGLPMIVVNSAGTAIFMSIISSTLKQEEQMRAVQTHDVLELTNQTLPYFKEGLNEDSAKHVAMIIKDLMKVSAVAITNRHDILAHVGAGSDHHIPKKEIITHLSKAVLQTGELKEVHTKEEIGCTHPHCPLHAALVIPLKMHGKVTGTLKMYFTNPTNLTFVERQLAEGLAEIFSSQIELGEAEMQSKLLKDAEIKSLQAQVNPHFFFNAMNTISALVRIDSEKARELLLELSHFFRSNLQGSRQNTITLEKELSQVTAYLSLEQARFPGRFDVTFDVPEKVKQASVPPFLIQILVENAVKHAFPDRKKGNKIKVGARLKDAQQLCIEVSDNGRGIPPDKLTQLGKKVVESESGTGSALENLNLRLKGLFSEQAALHFDSDDTGTCVWCTLPYQQKED
- a CDS encoding response regulator transcription factor LytR yields the protein MRALIVDDEPLARNELIYLLNRIGGFDVLDEAENVSETIEALLVNEYDLVFLDINLMNENGIELGQKIQKMKAPPAIVFATAHDQYAVQAFELNATDYIMKPFDQSRIAQAVAKVRAQQEKYEDMHVPHSAVKVTQPLPIEIGERIHMLNPADVIGISVNQGVTTIYTTQGEYETHEPLSAYEKRLDEAQFIRIHRSNVINRQHIEAIEHWFNSTYMVTLTDGVKMQVSRSYMKKFKQVMGLRL